The Triticum dicoccoides isolate Atlit2015 ecotype Zavitan chromosome 6A, WEW_v2.0, whole genome shotgun sequence genome has a window encoding:
- the LOC119318930 gene encoding uncharacterized protein LOC119318930, whose translation MARRAGPEETVAGGVSRNSATVQAAPSLSDALNHRGSRIELAQAPGGGGSAVPGRCSPFNVVCPRPSQTASSPPTSPSTSRQRLYHVVLVAGDRLLRSMGRGDMVVYSQKKRQYGGGYGVAAVPPGNI comes from the exons ATGGCTCGTCGAGCCGGGCCAGAGGAAACTGTCGCTG GTGGAGTCAGCCGCAACTCAGCCACGGTTCAGGCCGCCCCATCTTTGTCGGATGCGCTGAATCACCGAGGAAGCCGCATCGAGTTAGCACAGGCGCCTGGCGGAGGCGGCTCTGCTGTGCCGGGACGCTGCAGTCCCTTCAATGTCGTGTGTCCGCGTCCGTCGCAGACGGCGTCCTCACCCCCGACTTCTCCCTCGACCTCGCG GCAACGACTATACCATGTTGTTCTCGTCGCTGGAGATCGACTACTCAGGAGCATGGGTAGAGGCGATATGGTGGTGTACTCGCAGAAAAAGAGGCAATATGGTGGTGGATATGGTGTCGCCGCTGTTCCGCCGGGGAATATCTAA